In Flavobacterium sp. N3904, one DNA window encodes the following:
- a CDS encoding efflux RND transporter permease subunit: protein MKLAEISIKRPSLIIVLFTILILGGLFSYSQLGYELIPKFEQNVITIATVYPGASPSEVENTVTKKIEDGIASLENIKKIDSKSYESLSVVTVTLTTQAKVDISMNDAQRKINALISDLPDDAKTPSLSKFSLSDLPIMTIGANGKMDEAAFYDLIDKKIAPVLSRVTGVAQVNIIGGQEREIQVNLDALKMQGYGLSVPQVQQVILSSNLDFPTGNIQTRDQKILIRLAGKYKSVDELRNLVVSSKNGIEIRLNDIADVQDAQKIAEKISRVDQKSAIILQVIKQSDANAVAVSELLHKSISKLESDYKGSELKLEIAKDSTEYTLEAADSVLHDLLIAVVLVAFVMLFFLHSIRNSLIVMVSIPASLIATFIGIYLLGYTLNLMSLLGLSLVVGILVDDAIVVLENIYRHMEMGKSRIRAAYDGTAEIGGTVVSITLVIVVVFLPIALSSGLVSNIITQFCVTVIISTLFSLLASFTIIPWLSSRFGKLEHIEGKNLFGKTILGFESYLTRFTNWVSNLLNWCLDHYIKTIIVVLVLFFGTIFSLFGGGFIGGEFFASSDSGEFLVQIEMPKDASLEQTNFMTQKAEAFLKSQEYVHSQITTVGQTSEGMGAAQATAYKAEIDVKMIDQAERTDDASVYAAKIKRKLEKVLVGAKVKTVPVGILGTAQNATLGLIVTGPSVESAMKFAKLAEAELRTIPGTTEIKLTVEDGNPEIDVHVDRDKMAALGLTLQTVGLTMQTAYSGNTDGKFRAGEYEYDINIKYNAFDRKNITDVSNLIFINNAGQQIKLSQFAAITEGSGPSQLERRDKSASVTVQGQNVGVASGTIVNQWKVKLEKLKKPVGVDYIWGGDQENQSEGFGTLGIALLAAIILVYLVMVGLYDSFMHPFVVLFAIPLSFIGALLALALTNNTLNIFTILGIIMLIGLVCKNAIMLVDYTNQRRAAGESIRNALIQANHARLRPILMTTIAMVFGMFPIALASGAGAEWKNGLAWVIIGGLISSLFLTLVVVPVIYQIMEKIKAKLSKGEVIDYEAEMVADYDHKELSEDGFNPKHTV, encoded by the coding sequence ATGAAATTAGCAGAAATATCCATAAAACGTCCGTCGTTAATAATTGTATTGTTTACGATTCTAATCCTTGGCGGACTGTTCAGTTATAGTCAATTGGGCTATGAATTGATTCCTAAATTTGAACAAAACGTAATCACAATTGCTACCGTTTATCCTGGAGCTTCTCCAAGTGAGGTTGAGAATACGGTTACCAAAAAAATTGAGGACGGAATCGCCTCTTTGGAAAACATCAAAAAAATTGATTCCAAATCATACGAAAGTTTGTCTGTCGTTACGGTTACATTGACAACACAAGCAAAAGTTGACATTTCGATGAATGACGCACAGCGAAAAATCAATGCTTTGATAAGTGATTTACCTGATGATGCCAAAACCCCGTCGTTATCTAAATTCTCTTTGAGTGATTTACCAATTATGACTATTGGTGCCAACGGAAAAATGGACGAAGCGGCTTTTTATGATTTAATTGATAAAAAAATAGCTCCCGTATTATCCCGTGTTACTGGTGTGGCGCAGGTTAACATTATTGGTGGTCAAGAAAGAGAGATTCAAGTAAATCTTGACGCCCTAAAAATGCAGGGCTACGGACTTTCGGTTCCTCAAGTACAGCAAGTTATTTTGTCATCCAACCTGGATTTCCCTACCGGAAACATCCAAACTCGTGATCAAAAAATATTAATTCGTTTGGCGGGTAAATATAAGAGTGTAGACGAATTAAGAAACTTAGTTGTTTCGTCCAAAAACGGAATTGAAATACGCTTGAATGACATTGCAGATGTTCAAGATGCACAAAAAATTGCCGAGAAAATTTCTCGTGTCGATCAAAAAAGCGCAATTATTCTTCAGGTAATCAAACAATCCGATGCTAATGCCGTGGCGGTAAGTGAACTATTGCATAAAAGCATCAGTAAATTAGAAAGCGATTATAAAGGCAGCGAATTAAAACTGGAAATTGCCAAAGACAGTACCGAATATACATTAGAAGCGGCAGATTCTGTACTACACGATTTATTGATTGCAGTTGTTTTAGTTGCTTTTGTAATGTTGTTCTTCTTGCACAGTATCCGAAATTCATTGATCGTAATGGTTTCGATTCCTGCTTCGTTAATAGCCACTTTTATCGGAATTTATCTTTTGGGATATACATTAAACTTAATGAGTTTATTGGGACTTTCCCTTGTGGTTGGTATCCTGGTCGATGATGCGATTGTGGTATTGGAGAATATTTACAGGCATATGGAAATGGGCAAAAGCCGTATTCGTGCTGCTTATGATGGAACAGCAGAAATTGGTGGAACGGTTGTATCGATTACGCTGGTAATTGTGGTGGTATTTTTACCAATCGCACTAAGTTCCGGATTGGTATCGAATATTATCACGCAGTTTTGTGTAACGGTAATTATTTCAACATTATTCTCATTGTTGGCTTCGTTTACAATTATTCCATGGTTGTCTTCCCGTTTTGGAAAACTGGAACACATAGAAGGTAAAAACTTATTTGGGAAAACGATTCTTGGATTCGAAAGTTATTTGACTCGATTTACAAACTGGGTTTCAAACTTATTGAACTGGTGTTTGGATCATTATATTAAAACGATCATTGTAGTTTTGGTGTTGTTTTTCGGAACAATATTCAGTTTGTTTGGTGGTGGATTCATCGGAGGAGAGTTTTTTGCCTCTTCAGATAGTGGGGAGTTCTTAGTTCAAATCGAAATGCCGAAAGACGCTTCATTGGAACAAACCAACTTTATGACCCAAAAGGCAGAAGCGTTTTTGAAAAGCCAAGAATATGTTCATAGCCAGATTACAACTGTAGGACAAACCAGTGAAGGTATGGGTGCTGCGCAAGCGACCGCATACAAGGCAGAGATTGACGTAAAAATGATTGACCAAGCAGAACGTACCGATGATGCTTCGGTATATGCTGCAAAAATCAAACGTAAATTGGAAAAAGTATTGGTTGGTGCCAAAGTAAAAACAGTTCCGGTTGGTATTTTAGGAACGGCTCAAAATGCTACTTTAGGATTAATTGTAACTGGTCCTAGTGTGGAAAGTGCTATGAAATTTGCCAAATTAGCCGAAGCTGAATTGCGAACTATACCTGGAACAACCGAAATTAAATTAACTGTTGAAGATGGAAATCCAGAAATCGACGTACATGTCGATCGTGATAAAATGGCCGCTTTGGGACTAACATTACAAACAGTGGGGCTGACCATGCAAACGGCCTATAGCGGTAACACAGATGGAAAGTTTAGAGCCGGTGAATACGAGTATGACATCAACATCAAATACAATGCTTTTGATCGAAAAAACATTACTGATGTAAGTAACCTAATTTTCATCAACAATGCCGGTCAACAAATCAAATTGTCACAGTTTGCTGCTATTACTGAAGGTTCAGGGCCTAGCCAATTGGAACGTCGTGACAAATCGGCTTCGGTAACCGTTCAAGGACAAAACGTAGGTGTTGCCTCTGGAACAATTGTTAACCAATGGAAAGTAAAACTGGAGAAATTGAAAAAACCGGTTGGTGTAGATTACATTTGGGGTGGTGACCAAGAAAATCAAAGCGAAGGTTTTGGTACTTTGGGAATAGCTTTATTGGCCGCTATTATCTTGGTTTACCTTGTAATGGTTGGTTTGTATGACAGTTTTATGCACCCGTTTGTGGTATTGTTTGCTATTCCGCTTTCGTTTATCGGAGCGTTGCTAGCCTTGGCTTTAACCAATAATACTTTGAATATATTTACCATTTTGGGTATCATTATGTTAATTGGTCTGGTGTGTAAAAATGCGATTATGCTTGTGGATTACACCAACCAGCGAAGAGCCGCTGGCGAAAGCATTCGTAATGCATTGATTCAGGCGAATCACGCACGTTTGCGTCCGATCTTGATGACGACAATTGCGATGGTTTTCGGTATGTTCCCAATTGCATTGGCTTCTGGAGCTGGTGCCGAATGGAAAAACGGTTTGGCTTGGGTAATTATTGGTGGATTGATTTCATCATTATTCTTGACTCTGGTTGTGGTTCCGGTAATTTATCAAATCATGGAGAAAATCAAAGCCAAATTATCTAAAGGTGAAGTAATCGATTATGAAGCCGAAATGGTTGCCGATTATGACCACAAAGAATTAAGCGAAGACGGTTTCAATCCGAAACATACAGTTTAA
- a CDS encoding RNA polymerase sigma factor, with amino-acid sequence MKAFINKRVSNKEDAEDILQDVFYQLAKVDTAMNPIEQVAAWLYRVTRNMIINKQIKKHEEELPSYQNDDDVLKDISEMLFSEHTAPSPETEYLRSLMWVELENALSELPQEQREVFEKNELDGMSFKEISKETGVSVNTLLSRKHYAILHLRKRLSELYEEIIYT; translated from the coding sequence TTGAAAGCGTTTATCAATAAACGCGTTTCAAACAAGGAAGATGCGGAAGACATTTTGCAGGACGTTTTTTACCAACTGGCCAAAGTTGATACTGCGATGAACCCGATTGAACAAGTGGCTGCTTGGCTCTATCGGGTAACCCGTAACATGATAATCAATAAACAAATTAAGAAACATGAAGAAGAATTACCATCTTACCAAAACGACGACGATGTACTGAAAGATATTTCCGAAATGCTATTCAGCGAACACACAGCACCATCTCCCGAAACGGAGTATCTGCGGTCTTTAATGTGGGTTGAACTGGAAAATGCATTATCAGAATTACCCCAGGAACAAAGGGAAGTATTTGAAAAGAATGAATTGGATGGTATGTCATTCAAAGAAATATCCAAAGAAACTGGTGTCTCAGTCAATACATTGCTTTCGCGAAAGCATTATGCTATTTTGCATTTACGGAAACGATTATCTGAGTTGTATGAAGAAATTATTTATACCTGA